From Brassica oleracea var. oleracea cultivar TO1000 chromosome C3, BOL, whole genome shotgun sequence, a single genomic window includes:
- the LOC106330802 gene encoding uncharacterized protein LOC106330802, whose product MASRRSNPRDSDRVRTRTGSANAERIRSGDVSKALTEVLREEIRLPRTSTQEARDLEGEKSVARVKSSSPTGSEGCDRPPKKAKTNGSDHRLGVLGEAAVAKPFHWQFSHSKDCPITEDLDSVAHLVRHFKPAGCPLPSLRNMTEHKAYVKMAVAHAKAMEVNNEFAATLEKRLLEVPCSDELYEIKKAASLEARLRVVSNERKLALEQVSILEAKVESSANKFSDALRRATYDAKKALADSYLDVLVSLKENWKKKKAATDCEARLREVMTNIDLLKEIMNKNILASDELLGLRTKEVELGSELDVLAISDFSVGKLDLPQISEDLPEDFFSKVLSVVDDVTKCSGGQFEDGEFGIEE is encoded by the exons ATGGCTTCGAGAAGATCAAACCCTCGCGACTCTGATAGGGTACGGACTCGAACTGGTAGTGCTAATGCGGAACGCATTCGATCCGGAGACGTGAGCAAAGCGCTCACAGAAGTTCTTCGTGAGGAGATTAGACTTCCACGGACTTCAACCCAAGAGGCCAGGGACCTCGAGGGTGAAAAATCTGTTGCTCGTGTTAAGTCGAGTAGCCCAACAGGTTCGGAGGGGTGTGACCGCCCCCCGAAAAAGGCGAAAACGAATGGTTCGGACCATCGTCTCGGTGTTTTGGGTGAAGCGGCTGTTGCTAAACCGTTTCATTGGCAGTTCTCACACTCCAAAGATTGCCCTATTACGGAAGACCTGGACAGTGTTGCTCACTTGGTGAGGCATTTCAAACCTGCTGGGTGTCCGCTTCCTTCTTTGCGAAATATGACCGAACATAAGGCTTATGTGAAGATGGCTGTGGCTCATGCTAAG GCCATGGAGGTTAACAATGAGTTTGCGGCGACTTTGGAAAAGCGCCTGCTAGAAGTCCCTTGCTCTGACGAGCTTTACGAGATAAAGAAG GCTGCTTCGCTCGAGGCTCGTCTGCGAGTTGTGAGTAACGAGAGGAAATTGGCCCTCGAGCAAGTTTCCATTTTGGAAGCGAAGGTTGAATCCTCTGCTAATAAGTTCTCTGATGCCCTTCGTCGCGCAACTTATGACGCTAAAAAGGCTCTAGCGGACAGCTACTTGGATGTGTTGGTATCTCTGAAGGAGAACTGGAAGAAGAAGAAGGCCGCAACCGATTGTGAAGCTCGTCTTAGGGAGGTCATGACGAATATAGATCTCTTGAAGGAGATCATGAACAAAAATATTTTGGCTTCGGACGAGCTGCTGGGCCTTCGAACGAAGGAGGTCGAGCTCGGGTCCGAGCTCGATGTGTTGGCGATTTCGGATTTCTCCGTTGGGAAGCTTGATCTACCTCAGATTTCGGAGGATCTACCAGAAGATTTCTTTTCTAAGGTTCTTTCTGTGGTGGACGATGTGACGAAGTGCTCGGGTGGTCAGTTCGAGGATGGCGAATTCGGCATCGAAGAGTAG